The following coding sequences lie in one Methanopyrus sp. SNP6 genomic window:
- a CDS encoding 60S ribosomal export protein NMD3: protein MICHRCGREVDTTIDGLCPECYLEEHPIIEVPEGLEVRVCAQCLARYTGLRWEDPPESVGSTEELLVEYVLRELEENLRTLPDVDVRIEPLEVKGEPGGPGTRVLVELLADSEWEVGEEVFTRKYHLRVPVVFALCDRCMKFRSGYYEAILQVRSLRGKLTEREREEVENFVTEVAASLLERDPMAYISDVEYPDEGIDFYIGSLNAARKLARRLVDAYGGIVRESHKLVGFDRERGKSKYKATISVRIPHFRKGDILLVDGQPYLVTGLGERCSLRHLINGEVVKREWEEMKGVEVLKPEPAVVIEDTPPRVVLERTGETVECYESDIDLHVGQRVYVILLRGVAVIVPEEYL, encoded by the coding sequence CTGATATGTCATCGGTGCGGACGTGAGGTCGATACGACAATAGACGGCCTGTGCCCTGAATGTTACCTGGAAGAACACCCGATTATCGAAGTACCCGAGGGACTGGAGGTCCGAGTCTGTGCGCAGTGTTTAGCACGTTACACCGGGCTGCGCTGGGAAGACCCTCCTGAAAGTGTCGGGAGTACCGAAGAGCTGCTCGTGGAGTACGTGCTTAGGGAGTTAGAAGAAAACCTCCGAACGCTCCCCGATGTGGACGTCCGGATAGAACCTCTAGAGGTTAAGGGTGAACCTGGTGGTCCCGGAACCCGCGTCCTTGTCGAGTTACTCGCCGATAGTGAATGGGAGGTAGGAGAGGAAGTCTTCACCCGGAAGTACCACCTCAGGGTCCCGGTAGTCTTCGCGCTGTGTGATCGGTGCATGAAATTCCGGTCTGGATACTACGAGGCCATACTCCAAGTGCGGTCGCTTCGAGGTAAGCTGACCGAGCGTGAGCGGGAGGAAGTCGAAAACTTCGTGACGGAAGTGGCCGCCTCACTGCTCGAGCGTGATCCTATGGCCTACATCTCTGATGTGGAGTATCCGGATGAGGGTATCGACTTCTACATCGGTTCGCTTAATGCCGCACGCAAGCTCGCCCGCCGCCTCGTCGATGCGTACGGCGGGATCGTAAGGGAGTCGCACAAGCTCGTCGGGTTCGACCGCGAGCGCGGTAAGAGCAAGTACAAAGCCACCATCTCCGTGAGGATACCTCATTTCCGGAAAGGAGATATCCTACTGGTGGATGGCCAGCCTTACCTAGTCACAGGCCTGGGTGAGAGGTGTTCCCTTCGTCATCTCATCAACGGGGAGGTGGTCAAACGTGAGTGGGAGGAGATGAAGGGCGTCGAAGTTCTGAAGCCCGAACCCGCCGTGGTGATCGAAGACACCCCGCCCCGTGTCGTGTTAGAGCGTACGGGTGAAACGGTCGAGTGTTATGAAAGTGATATCGACCTTCACGTCGGACAGCGCGTATACGTGATTCTGCTGAGAGGCGTCGCCGTGATAGTTCCTGAAGAATACCTTTAA
- a CDS encoding DUF1512 domain-containing protein, translating into MDTSLVENLVYFIVSIVLFWLFIRVYYQVVLFRRIEGEVERIRKIDEKVQQMVVRQARCDREEAETLVQRAANLFVVQPVQLDPHGIIERLENLIERSEDKFRSYARVLTGKRDGVEVDNMSMALTCVFSIHVIAQYLRHLLLSAKKTNNIQLLLLITMLLPTFKQFVKSNYEGAKAFLKCVPIGDSVGPMVAARLIGDSPVREVEKGTVAAEKELEGRRLVIVKAHGPGGNLGKLGRAVKKLVREYGDVSKIITIDAALKLEGEKTGKVSEGVGVAMGDPGHESYKIEQIAAEEGIDLDAVAIKMSATEAVMPMPKPVVDAVEEAAERALELAKEAPEDSTVIIVGVGNTVGIPDNRLYVPERG; encoded by the coding sequence GTGGACACGTCATTAGTCGAGAACCTGGTGTATTTTATTGTCTCCATCGTCCTCTTTTGGCTCTTCATTCGGGTCTACTATCAGGTGGTGCTCTTCAGGAGGATAGAGGGAGAAGTAGAACGTATACGGAAAATAGACGAGAAAGTCCAGCAGATGGTAGTGAGGCAGGCCAGATGCGATAGGGAAGAGGCTGAAACACTCGTACAACGGGCTGCAAACCTATTCGTGGTTCAGCCTGTGCAATTGGATCCTCACGGTATTATTGAACGCCTTGAAAACTTGATCGAGCGGAGTGAAGATAAGTTCCGCTCGTACGCAAGAGTACTCACAGGAAAACGCGATGGTGTCGAAGTAGATAACATGAGTATGGCACTTACGTGCGTATTCTCCATCCATGTTATCGCTCAATATCTCCGACACCTGCTGTTGTCAGCCAAGAAAACCAACAACATACAGCTCTTACTTCTAATAACCATGCTATTGCCGACATTTAAACAGTTCGTGAAGAGTAACTACGAGGGTGCGAAAGCATTCCTCAAGTGTGTGCCTATCGGCGACAGCGTCGGCCCCATGGTCGCGGCTAGGCTCATCGGAGACTCACCAGTTCGAGAGGTGGAGAAAGGTACTGTGGCCGCCGAGAAGGAGCTAGAGGGACGCAGATTGGTGATAGTCAAGGCGCATGGGCCCGGTGGTAACTTAGGCAAACTTGGACGTGCCGTAAAGAAACTCGTAAGAGAATACGGTGATGTTTCTAAGATTATAACTATCGACGCCGCACTCAAACTCGAAGGAGAGAAAACAGGCAAAGTCAGCGAGGGCGTGGGAGTAGCCATGGGTGATCCCGGCCATGAGAGCTACAAAATCGAGCAGATCGCGGCCGAGGAAGGCATCGATCTTGATGCGGTGGCTATCAAGATGAGTGCGACGGAAGCTGTCATGCCCATGCCTAAGCCCGTCGTCGACGCCGTGGAAGAAGCCGCCGAACGTGCTCTCGAACTTGCCAAAGAGGCCCCTGAGGACAGCACCGTGATCATCGTAGGAGTCGGCAACACCGTGGGCATTCCCGACAACCGTCTATACGTCCCAGAACGGGGGTGA
- a CDS encoding RNA methyltransferase, producing the protein MRVVLVEPKYDGNVGHVARVMKNFGVKELFLVRPRSELGEVAIARAMHALDLLENAVIVDTLEEAIEDVEAAIATTAVLASTPARNPMMPWEVRETFSDYEKIAVVFGPEDRGLRTWEVEICDATLHIPTSEEYRSMNLSHSVAVVLYELKKVEYVPERYGRTATKREKEVLVKSLDDLMKTLNFDSTRRENVCTTFRRFLARARCTDKEIKALLWIFEKAKRRILGVKRQD; encoded by the coding sequence GTGCGGGTGGTACTGGTAGAGCCGAAGTACGACGGGAACGTCGGTCACGTAGCCCGTGTCATGAAAAACTTCGGGGTAAAGGAGCTCTTTTTAGTAAGGCCTAGGTCAGAGCTCGGCGAAGTGGCGATAGCTCGGGCGATGCACGCGCTCGACCTGTTGGAGAACGCGGTGATAGTGGACACGTTGGAGGAGGCTATCGAGGACGTGGAGGCGGCCATAGCGACGACCGCTGTCCTCGCCTCAACACCCGCTAGGAATCCAATGATGCCTTGGGAGGTTAGAGAGACGTTTTCTGACTACGAGAAGATCGCCGTGGTATTCGGGCCCGAAGACAGAGGTCTGAGGACTTGGGAGGTCGAGATTTGCGACGCCACCCTTCATATCCCGACAAGCGAGGAGTACCGTTCCATGAACCTCTCGCATTCCGTGGCCGTAGTACTTTATGAGCTTAAGAAGGTAGAGTATGTGCCTGAACGGTACGGCCGTACTGCCACCAAGCGAGAGAAGGAGGTGCTAGTGAAGTCCTTGGACGACCTCATGAAGACTTTGAACTTCGACAGCACCCGTCGCGAGAACGTATGCACGACTTTCCGGAGGTTTCTCGCCAGAGCAAGATGTACAGATAAAGAAATCAAGGCACTACTGTGGATATTCGAGAAAGCTAAACGGCGTATTCTAGGAGTCAAGAGACAGGACTAG
- the eif1A gene encoding translation initiation factor eIF-1A gives MGKRIDDETLKKIRLPKEGEIFGVVEKMLGNDRVQVRCVDGKTRVARIPGKMRKRVWIREGDVVLVKPWEFQPERADVTWRYTRVQVDWLKRKGKLDERVTELLEEIIPGA, from the coding sequence ATGGGTAAGCGTATCGACGACGAGACTCTGAAGAAGATCAGACTCCCAAAGGAAGGTGAAATATTTGGAGTCGTGGAGAAAATGTTGGGTAACGACCGAGTGCAGGTGAGGTGTGTCGACGGAAAGACTAGAGTGGCGAGGATACCCGGAAAGATGCGGAAGCGTGTCTGGATCAGGGAGGGAGACGTTGTTCTTGTGAAACCATGGGAATTCCAACCTGAACGCGCCGACGTTACGTGGAGGTATACTAGGGTACAGGTCGACTGGCTGAAGCGCAAGGGTAAATTGGACGAACGAGTGACCGAGCTCCTCGAGGAGATTATACCGGGCGCCTGA
- a CDS encoding tyrosine--tRNA ligase, translating to MDVEERLKLVTRNAVEVVTEEELRQLLEEKEEPVAYVGFEPSGKVHLGHKLVIDKMIDLQEAGFHVIILLADLHAYLNEKGTLEEVRELADYNRRCFLAMGLDPNKTEFVLGSEFQLDEDYALDVYRMARHTTMRRARRSMDMIARSEENPPVSQVVYPLMQALDIVHLNVDLAIGGLEQRKIHMLARDVLPKIGYDSPTCLHTPIIHGLDGDEKMSSSRNNFIAVDDEPEVIREKLRKAYCPAREAEGNPVLEIYRYFIFREYDEVTIERPKKYGGDVTYTSYEELERDFIDGELHPLDLKENAARYLSEILRPVRKAMSAPS from the coding sequence GTGGACGTCGAGGAGAGGTTGAAACTCGTAACCCGAAACGCCGTCGAGGTCGTAACTGAAGAGGAGCTTCGACAACTTCTAGAGGAAAAAGAAGAACCCGTAGCGTACGTCGGGTTCGAGCCCTCGGGTAAAGTTCACCTCGGCCACAAGCTAGTCATCGACAAGATGATCGATCTCCAAGAGGCCGGTTTCCATGTGATCATACTCCTAGCAGATCTCCACGCATATCTCAACGAGAAAGGCACGTTAGAGGAGGTGCGTGAACTGGCGGATTACAACCGCCGATGCTTCCTGGCGATGGGTTTGGACCCGAACAAGACCGAGTTCGTCCTCGGGTCGGAGTTTCAGCTGGACGAAGACTACGCGCTGGACGTGTACCGGATGGCTCGCCATACTACCATGCGCCGAGCCCGACGCAGCATGGATATGATCGCCAGGAGTGAGGAAAATCCTCCGGTATCCCAGGTCGTTTACCCCCTTATGCAGGCACTGGATATCGTGCACCTGAACGTCGATCTGGCTATCGGTGGGCTCGAACAGCGCAAAATCCACATGTTAGCCCGGGACGTGCTTCCCAAGATAGGTTACGACTCGCCGACGTGCTTACACACCCCGATCATCCACGGGCTCGACGGAGACGAAAAGATGTCCTCAAGCAGGAACAATTTCATCGCCGTCGATGACGAGCCGGAGGTCATCCGAGAGAAGCTTCGTAAGGCGTATTGTCCGGCCCGTGAAGCCGAAGGCAACCCTGTTCTCGAGATCTACCGGTACTTCATATTCCGGGAGTACGATGAGGTTACGATCGAACGTCCGAAGAAATACGGTGGAGACGTCACTTACACCAGCTACGAAGAGCTGGAGCGGGACTTCATCGACGGTGAGCTCCACCCGCTCGACTTGAAGGAAAACGCCGCGAGGTACCTCTCTGAGATCCTGAGACCAGTAAGGAAAGCTATGAGTGCACCATCATAA
- a CDS encoding GNAT family N-acetyltransferase, with product MLEGVVVNKFRERRTNYWDGEVEIETEDGKLKLRMPGTIAGWLTKGTRVRVHGVDRVRSVDVFKDDVEVERKYDDEWVPVWPPFEMETKVEKRDTLGRGVYEYRLRAREAIYREDFEAIVSLEQYHYASDKDVVAVWKCKECGRLIRANLKPEECPGCGSSRIELRTIRGSLPASRFMVVELMNGEEYEPDILAYVRVDPPIPKLNRRLDGKVERNIREKVFSKNWFHPTFEPKRGKTIEDILRACDTKAARIARVVVHPEYRADGIGRTSVQAAVRWVKERRIPEMKSEKHLIEVIAQMARYHPVFESVGFVYLWDTGSGRPYLVRPLSENAKRKVSRFIKTDKIARQHGGRLYKSRLRKLEVDPLDGPIEVKRLHKMFSTELDVKGLPKDVVKLLEAFGVLHRRIQQYALQDVNLRIEPGELVVVVGPSGAGKTTLVRMIMGAHEEFIENVRQRIIRELSTPVVSRALYSMGTNPREVADKLVKEMYQPDKGEVSLPENTELSAMIPGEVEPEIDPGVTIIEDLWSVTGDVNVAVEILNRSGISDAVLYRSPYERLSPGQKERVRLARMIAEGANLIVVDEFCSHLDPKTAMRVARSFSEMCRELEITALIITHRSEVIDALAPDKLVYVGYGLVGVE from the coding sequence TTGCTCGAAGGTGTGGTCGTGAACAAGTTTCGGGAGCGAAGGACCAACTACTGGGACGGGGAAGTCGAGATCGAAACGGAGGACGGGAAACTCAAGCTCCGGATGCCCGGAACTATCGCAGGTTGGCTCACGAAGGGCACCAGGGTCAGGGTGCACGGCGTCGACCGTGTACGGTCCGTCGACGTATTTAAAGATGATGTGGAGGTGGAGCGGAAGTACGATGACGAGTGGGTGCCGGTGTGGCCACCGTTCGAGATGGAGACCAAAGTAGAGAAGCGGGATACACTCGGTCGTGGTGTCTACGAGTATAGATTGCGGGCCAGGGAGGCCATCTATCGTGAAGACTTCGAAGCCATTGTGAGCCTCGAACAGTACCATTACGCCTCCGATAAAGACGTGGTGGCAGTGTGGAAATGTAAGGAGTGTGGACGTTTAATAAGGGCCAACCTCAAGCCGGAAGAGTGCCCTGGGTGTGGCTCGTCGCGGATCGAACTTAGAACGATCAGAGGCTCGTTACCCGCTTCCAGGTTCATGGTAGTGGAGTTAATGAACGGCGAGGAGTACGAGCCTGATATCTTGGCATACGTCCGCGTGGATCCTCCTATCCCCAAACTCAACCGACGTCTCGACGGTAAAGTGGAGCGAAACATCAGGGAAAAAGTCTTCAGCAAGAACTGGTTCCACCCCACCTTCGAGCCTAAGCGAGGTAAGACCATCGAGGATATCCTACGTGCCTGCGACACCAAGGCGGCTCGCATAGCACGGGTCGTGGTTCATCCGGAGTACCGAGCCGACGGTATTGGGAGAACCTCGGTGCAAGCCGCTGTAAGATGGGTGAAAGAGCGTCGAATCCCGGAAATGAAGTCGGAAAAACACTTGATCGAAGTTATCGCCCAAATGGCCAGATACCATCCGGTCTTCGAGAGCGTCGGATTCGTATACTTGTGGGATACCGGCTCAGGCCGACCTTACCTCGTGCGTCCGTTGTCGGAAAATGCCAAGCGGAAGGTTTCGAGGTTCATCAAAACTGACAAAATAGCGAGACAGCACGGCGGCCGACTATACAAATCCAGGTTGCGAAAACTCGAGGTAGACCCCTTAGACGGACCGATCGAAGTGAAGCGACTCCATAAGATGTTCTCCACGGAGCTCGACGTGAAAGGGTTGCCCAAGGACGTCGTTAAGCTCCTCGAGGCGTTCGGGGTTCTTCATCGGAGGATCCAACAATACGCGCTTCAGGACGTGAATCTACGGATCGAGCCCGGCGAACTGGTCGTAGTGGTAGGCCCTAGCGGAGCAGGAAAGACGACATTAGTCCGTATGATCATGGGAGCACATGAAGAGTTCATCGAGAACGTCCGTCAGCGCATTATCCGCGAGCTTTCGACGCCGGTAGTGTCCCGAGCACTATATTCCATGGGTACTAACCCTAGAGAGGTAGCGGATAAGTTGGTCAAGGAGATGTACCAACCCGACAAGGGAGAGGTTTCCCTACCTGAAAACACCGAACTGTCCGCGATGATCCCGGGGGAAGTGGAACCCGAGATCGACCCAGGTGTGACCATCATCGAAGACCTGTGGTCGGTGACCGGGGACGTGAACGTCGCTGTGGAGATACTTAACCGGTCCGGTATCTCAGACGCCGTGCTGTACCGAAGCCCGTACGAGCGGTTGTCTCCGGGTCAGAAGGAGCGGGTTCGTCTGGCCAGGATGATAGCGGAGGGGGCTAATCTGATAGTAGTCGACGAGTTTTGCTCGCACCTTGATCCGAAGACCGCCATGCGCGTAGCACGGAGCTTCTCGGAAATGTGCAGGGAGTTAGAGATTACCGCACTAATTATCACTCACAGGTCCGAGGTCATCGATGCGCTAGCGCCGGATAAACTTGTGTACGTCGGGTATGGGTTGGTTGGGGTGGAGTAG